One region of Nerophis lumbriciformis linkage group LG10, RoL_Nlum_v2.1, whole genome shotgun sequence genomic DNA includes:
- the lcat gene encoding phosphatidylcholine-sterol acyltransferase, producing MCSLVQIWPSVTFVLLLGFHHASCFWILNVVFPPETKVQAPGNSTPPLIIVPGNLGNRLEAKIDKPHLVHWMCYRKTDHWFPLWIDLNMFMPIGVDCWIDNIRLVYNRTTRQSFNSPGVQVRVPGFGQTYPIEFLDNNKLAGYFHSMVQHLVNIGYKRNETVRGAPYDWRLTPNQNAEYFMKLKELVEQMYNQYLQPVYLLGHSMGCHYVLYFLNSQPQAWKDKYIRGFISLAAPWGGAIKVLRVMASGENDGIPMISNIKIREEQRMATTNPWMLPTEKTWPKDHVFLSTPTFNYTYQDYRRYFTDIHFEDGWYMWEDSKNLTSELHPPGVEVWCMYGVGIPTAVTQIYDEHFPNADPIDFVYDDGDDTVDRRSMSLCKRWVGQQNKPVHVTEYRGLPHLDIVFNEKVLIQIQKILEGISETPKEVDLRSGQNETSV from the exons ATGTGCTCTTTGGTGCAAATATGGCCTTCTGTGACATTTGTACTTCTGCTGGGCTTTCATCATGCCTCATGTTTCTGGATCCTCAACGTTGTGTTTCCTCCTGAGACGAAAGTTCAAGCCCCAGGCAACAGCACACCACCACTGATTATAG TACCAGGAAACTTGGGAAACCGTCTGGAAGCTAAGATAGACAAGCCACATCTTGTCCATTGGATGTGCTACAGGAAAACCGATCACTGGTTCCCCTTGTGGATTGATCTCAACATGTTCATGCCCATCGGTGTAGACTGCTGGATCGATAACATTAG GCTTGTGTACAACAGGACAACGAGGCAATCATTCAACTCGCCGGGGGTGCAGGTGCGAGTGCCAGGGTTTGGACAAACCTATCCCATTGAGTTTCTTGACAATAACAAGTTAGCAG GTTATTTTCACTCTATGGTGCAGCATTTAGTCAACATTGGCTACAAGCGAAACGAAACCGTACGAGGGGCACCGTATGACTGGAGATTAACTCCGA ATCAGAATGCAGAGTACTTTATGAAGTTGAAGGAACTGGTGGAGCAGATGTATAATCAGtacctgcagcctgtttacttgttggGACACAGCATGGGCTGCCACTATGTCCTCTACTTCCTCAACAGTCAGCCTCAGGCCTGGAAGGACAAGTATATCAGGGGCTTCATTTCCCTGGCAGCTCCATGGGGGGGCGCTATTAAAGTCCTCAGAGTGATGGCATCAG GTGAAAATGACGGCATCCCAATGATTTCCAACATCAAGATTCGGGAGGAGCAAAGGATGGCGACAACAAATCCATGGATGCTGCCAACAGAGAAAACCTGGCCGAAGGACCACGTTTTCCTTTCCACACCAACTTTTAACTACACCTACCAAGACTACCGGCGCTACTTCACAGATATCCACTTTGAGGATGGCTG GTACATGTGGGAAGACTCCAAGAACCTGACGAGTGAGCTCCACCCTCCTGGTGTAGAAGTGTGGTGCATGTACGGCGTTGGAATCCCCACTGCAGTGACGCAAATTTACGACGAGCACTTTCCCAACGCAGACCCCATAGACTTTGTTTACGATGACGGGGACGACACGGTGGACAGACGCAGCATGAGTCTTTGCAAACGATGGGTGGGACAGCAGAATAAGCCCGTCCACGTCACTGAGTACAGAGGATTGCCACATCTGGATATTGTATTCAACGAAAAGGTGCTTATTCAAATCCAGAAAATCTTAGAGGGTATATCAGAAACACCCAAAGAGGTTGACCTCAGATCTGGACAGAATGAAACAAGCGTTTAG